From Nitratidesulfovibrio vulgaris str. Hildenborough, a single genomic window includes:
- a CDS encoding PEP/pyruvate-binding domain-containing protein, protein MSFFDFLTRGRNTCDLLHAEEGAAARKYRHFKDFLHDNHRALSAVADLEGLYHQGAYSLPEARRHLNELLEATDNLLGDLDRLTGGRYPALHDVLARLNEETGVILSAATPAPCVPPVLSLADVTPDMASACGTKSTNLATMRNVLGIPTPPGFVVTARGFERFIEENALGERIAQALSRCAATARPGDDPVMLERVSAEIRDMVLHAPVPASLSDAILDAYRALEAATHPGVHVAMRSSAVGEDTEASFAGQYVTVLNVTAADILTAYREVLASKYSPRAILYRLSYGLEDRDTPMCVAGITMVRSRASGVIYTVDPSAPDSGSLKVAALLGLGELLAGGEGSADVFHVDRATGDLRNTELTEKTHRLVCLPDGGISLEAATAEERTRPAIDDAIVQRLHGYGIRLEEYFKCPQDIEWAVAPDGDLFILQSRPLGLVSAHRPQTAVEYTGHPRLITRGRVASPGAASGVVYNALGNNPDHVPAGAILVARTASPDYAGLMGRVRGIVTDVGSGASHLASVAREFGIPALFDTRDATMRLTHGATVTLDADTTSVYEGTVDELASRTAPARKPFFDSPAHHKLRRVLDLVSPLHLLDPRSPEFDPAHCASVHDIIRFAHENAMREMFGLCDDSLDVTRAVRLHLGIPIMLYCIDLGGGLDDGLTSCERVETAHVRSVPMRALLDGLTHPGISWQGGVALNAHSLLSVMASAATADSENLGGDSFAVVSRDYMNISAKFGYHYANIDALCSDRPSQNHVVLKFAGGAGSYFGRSLRVSFLASVLQRLGFGVDIRGDMLEATLTGLDGDAQQELLDQTGRLLAAARLLDMTIGNGADVERMVSMFFDGNYDFLGTARPRQIEGFYTDTGNWSMEQCDDVRCIRQDGSEWGRSVGGESSAVFARMFGPRYQEALDRVETFFHFPLAICQESRMADGSLRLHVRPEGGRMDRAGGLAFGIRNAGNYFVLRLNAVENNVILFEFVNSRRVRLERVDVRIRSGTWAELGVDICGKTVRCLLDGVPLFETVLRITPYGYAGLWTKGDSVTLFRDFTVEPALGLAHPIMQ, encoded by the coding sequence ATGTCGTTCTTCGATTTTCTGACCCGAGGCCGCAACACATGCGACCTGCTTCATGCCGAAGAAGGTGCCGCAGCAAGAAAATACAGGCACTTCAAAGATTTCTTGCACGACAATCACCGTGCCCTCTCCGCCGTGGCCGACCTTGAGGGGCTCTATCACCAGGGGGCCTACAGCCTGCCCGAAGCCCGCCGCCACCTCAATGAACTTCTGGAGGCCACGGACAATCTTCTTGGCGACCTCGACCGGCTCACCGGGGGACGCTACCCCGCACTTCACGACGTACTCGCCCGCCTGAACGAAGAGACCGGGGTCATCCTCTCGGCGGCAACCCCTGCCCCCTGCGTACCTCCGGTGCTTTCACTTGCGGATGTGACGCCCGACATGGCATCGGCCTGCGGCACCAAGTCGACCAACCTCGCCACCATGCGGAATGTCCTCGGCATTCCCACCCCGCCGGGGTTCGTCGTCACCGCACGGGGTTTCGAGCGGTTCATCGAGGAGAACGCACTGGGTGAGCGCATCGCACAGGCCCTGTCACGATGTGCCGCCACCGCGAGACCGGGTGACGACCCCGTGATGCTGGAACGCGTGAGTGCCGAAATCCGCGACATGGTGCTCCATGCCCCCGTCCCCGCGTCGCTGTCGGACGCCATTCTCGATGCCTACCGTGCCCTTGAGGCCGCCACCCATCCCGGTGTGCATGTGGCCATGCGCAGCAGCGCCGTGGGCGAAGACACCGAGGCGTCGTTCGCGGGGCAGTACGTCACGGTGCTCAACGTCACCGCCGCCGACATCCTCACCGCGTACAGGGAAGTGCTCGCCAGCAAGTACTCGCCCCGCGCCATCCTCTACCGTCTCAGCTACGGTCTCGAAGACCGCGATACGCCCATGTGCGTTGCGGGCATCACCATGGTGCGTTCGCGTGCCAGCGGCGTCATCTACACGGTCGACCCCTCCGCGCCGGACTCTGGCAGCCTCAAGGTGGCTGCCCTGCTTGGCCTTGGCGAACTTCTCGCCGGGGGTGAAGGCAGTGCCGACGTCTTCCATGTGGACAGGGCCACAGGCGACCTGCGCAACACCGAACTCACCGAGAAGACACATCGCCTTGTCTGCCTTCCCGACGGTGGCATCAGCCTTGAAGCGGCGACGGCCGAAGAACGCACCCGGCCCGCCATCGACGACGCCATCGTGCAACGGCTGCATGGCTATGGCATACGGCTTGAAGAGTATTTCAAGTGCCCGCAGGACATCGAATGGGCCGTCGCCCCCGACGGTGACCTCTTCATCCTGCAATCGCGGCCTCTCGGACTCGTCAGCGCCCATCGGCCGCAGACCGCAGTCGAGTACACCGGGCACCCCCGACTCATCACCCGCGGTCGCGTCGCCTCTCCCGGGGCGGCTTCGGGCGTGGTCTACAACGCCTTGGGGAACAACCCCGACCATGTTCCCGCGGGGGCCATTCTCGTTGCCCGCACCGCGTCGCCCGACTATGCGGGACTCATGGGCCGGGTGCGCGGCATCGTCACCGACGTGGGCAGCGGGGCCAGCCATCTGGCATCCGTGGCCCGCGAATTCGGCATTCCCGCACTGTTCGACACACGCGATGCCACCATGCGCCTCACCCACGGGGCCACGGTGACCCTCGATGCCGATACGACCTCTGTCTACGAAGGCACCGTGGACGAACTTGCCAGCCGCACGGCCCCCGCCCGCAAGCCATTCTTCGACTCGCCCGCGCACCACAAGTTGCGCCGCGTTCTCGACCTCGTCTCGCCGCTGCACCTTCTCGACCCGCGCTCACCGGAATTCGACCCGGCGCATTGCGCCTCTGTGCACGACATCATCCGCTTCGCGCACGAGAACGCCATGCGCGAGATGTTCGGCCTGTGTGACGACTCTCTTGACGTGACCCGCGCCGTGCGTCTGCATCTCGGTATCCCCATCATGCTCTACTGCATCGACCTCGGTGGCGGGCTTGATGACGGGCTTACCTCGTGCGAACGTGTCGAGACGGCCCATGTGCGCAGCGTTCCCATGCGCGCCCTCCTCGACGGGCTGACGCATCCCGGCATCTCGTGGCAGGGCGGCGTGGCACTCAACGCCCACAGCCTGCTTTCGGTCATGGCTTCAGCGGCGACGGCAGACAGCGAGAACCTCGGCGGTGACAGCTTCGCCGTCGTCTCACGCGACTACATGAACATCTCGGCGAAGTTCGGTTACCATTACGCAAACATAGACGCCCTGTGCAGTGACAGGCCAAGCCAGAACCATGTCGTCCTCAAGTTCGCGGGCGGCGCAGGCAGCTATTTCGGGCGGTCGCTACGCGTCTCGTTTCTCGCGTCGGTCCTGCAACGACTTGGCTTCGGGGTGGACATCAGGGGCGACATGCTCGAAGCCACCCTCACCGGGCTGGATGGCGACGCGCAGCAGGAACTTCTCGACCAGACCGGACGACTGCTGGCCGCAGCACGGCTGCTGGACATGACCATCGGCAACGGGGCCGACGTGGAACGCATGGTGAGCATGTTCTTCGACGGCAACTACGACTTTCTCGGCACGGCACGCCCGCGCCAGATAGAGGGCTTCTACACCGACACGGGCAACTGGAGCATGGAGCAGTGCGACGACGTCCGCTGTATCCGGCAGGACGGTTCCGAATGGGGGCGTAGCGTGGGAGGCGAGTCCTCCGCCGTGTTCGCCCGCATGTTCGGCCCGCGCTATCAGGAGGCACTGGACAGGGTGGAGACCTTCTTCCACTTTCCGCTCGCCATCTGTCAGGAAAGCCGCATGGCCGATGGCAGCCTGCGTCTGCATGTCCGTCCTGAAGGCGGACGCATGGACAGGGCGGGCGGGCTCGCCTTCGGCATCCGCAACGCGGGCAACTACTTCGTGCTGCGACTCAACGCCGTCGAGAACAACGTCATTCTCTTCGAATTCGTGAACAGCAGACGGGTACGCCTTGAGCGGGTCGACGTCCGCATCCGCAGCGGCACATGGGCCGAACTTGGTGTGGACATCTGCGGCAAGACAGTGCGCTGCCTTCTGGACGGGGTGCCGCTCTTTGAAACGGTTCTGCGCATCACGCCCTACGGCTACGCCGGACTCTGGACCAAAGGGGACTCTGTGACCCTCTTCCGCGACTTCACGGTCGAACCCGCACTGGGCCTTGCCCACCCTATCATGCAGTGA